The following proteins come from a genomic window of Candidatus Zymogenus saltonus:
- the mnmA gene encoding tRNA 2-thiouridine(34) synthase MnmA: MKGNIRTIVAMSGGVDSSVAAYLLKEKGHDLLGVTFEMFDEGGEGKGGRSAEQAGRVAESIGIPHKTVRIHDLFKKRVVSYFIEEYLKGRTPVPCALCNKFVKFGHLISIARDEGFRFIATGHYARAVEAQGGYLLKKGIDTERDQSYFLSRLGQEELIRVIFPLGELKKDRVREISSEIKLPAIPLESREICFISNIGNKSYRDFIEKEIDKSGADGGGEIVDASGRVLGKHNGYYHFTVGQRRGIGIPSEEPYYVMRIDAEERSVVVGKRDSLLERDVTATDFSWVSGIRPKDDQIRVSGMIRYNQSPGLGIAIIEDHDRVTVRFDKPRFAPAPGQILAIYKDDTLLGGGFIS, translated from the coding sequence ATTTGCTTAAAGAGAAAGGGCACGACCTCTTGGGCGTAACGTTCGAGATGTTCGACGAGGGGGGAGAGGGCAAAGGAGGTCGCTCGGCGGAGCAAGCGGGGAGGGTTGCAGAATCAATCGGCATTCCCCACAAGACGGTTCGGATTCACGACCTATTTAAAAAAAGGGTCGTCTCATATTTTATTGAGGAGTACCTGAAGGGAAGGACCCCTGTTCCATGCGCACTCTGCAACAAGTTCGTCAAGTTTGGCCACCTCATATCCATTGCAAGAGACGAAGGTTTCAGATTCATCGCCACCGGACATTACGCAAGGGCGGTGGAAGCGCAAGGGGGGTATCTGCTGAAGAAGGGGATCGACACGGAGAGGGATCAGTCCTACTTCCTCTCCCGGCTCGGCCAGGAAGAGCTGATCCGGGTTATCTTTCCCCTGGGGGAGCTCAAAAAAGACCGGGTCAGGGAAATTTCATCGGAAATAAAGCTCCCGGCGATCCCTTTGGAGAGCAGGGAGATATGTTTTATCTCCAACATTGGAAATAAAAGCTACAGGGACTTCATTGAGAAGGAGATCGATAAAAGCGGTGCCGACGGGGGAGGGGAGATAGTGGACGCTTCGGGGAGGGTTTTGGGAAAACACAACGGTTACTATCACTTCACGGTGGGTCAGAGAAGGGGAATCGGGATACCCTCCGAGGAACCTTACTACGTCATGAGGATAGACGCAGAAGAAAGGAGTGTTGTCGTGGGGAAAAGGGATTCCTTGCTCGAGAGGGATGTTACGGCGACGGACTTCAGCTGGGTGTCGGGGATAAGGCCGAAAGATGACCAGATCAGGGTCTCCGGGATGATCCGATACAACCAGTCTCCGGGGCTGGGCATTGCAATAATCGAAGACCATGACAGGGTAACGGTAAGGTTTGACAAGCCCAGGTTTGCGCCGGCTCCGGGACAGATCCTCGCAATTTATAAAGACGACACCCTCCTGGGGGGTGGGTTCATATCGTGA
- the mtaB gene encoding tRNA (N(6)-L-threonylcarbamoyladenosine(37)-C(2))-methylthiotransferase MtaB, whose product MKKSVKDRVSIVTLGCKVNYTESVEISDKLIERGYRVYHGLNPSDLVIVNGCTVTSKADYQSRQAIRRANREIPGTPVMVIGCGAAVHPEKMEAAGEVASAHPVRDVDSICDTVSSLIGSPAKSDSGPEFKGRTRAFLKIQDGCDSFCTYCIVPYARGRERSVDTGEVIDRIERFVDKGYKEIVLVGINLGRYGAGLNGGKRGGGGRVNLAFLLESIVRKDLPIRIRLSSIEPVDLTTDLVSVISESKKVAPHLHVPLQSGDNSILKAMGRPYTPDHFIERVNEAVSAFSESRGGIAPSLGVDVMVGFPGEGEEQFENTIKTLREIPATYLHVFPYSLRPKTPASKMRGQVRGDIKRERVRRLKGLDAEMRSRYMGSAVGKMLTVLGERCLDGLLTGKSENYLKVSFRGKPEETNRFFDVKIESVSRDGLYGERA is encoded by the coding sequence GTGAAGAAAAGCGTGAAGGACAGGGTCTCCATCGTAACGCTTGGGTGCAAGGTAAACTACACGGAGAGTGTGGAGATCTCGGATAAATTGATTGAGAGGGGCTATCGGGTTTACCACGGACTCAATCCCTCAGACCTCGTCATCGTAAACGGATGCACGGTGACGTCGAAGGCCGATTACCAATCAAGACAGGCGATAAGGAGGGCGAACAGGGAGATTCCGGGAACGCCCGTGATGGTGATCGGATGCGGGGCCGCCGTGCACCCGGAGAAGATGGAGGCCGCGGGAGAGGTGGCGTCCGCACACCCGGTACGGGATGTGGATAGTATCTGCGATACGGTGTCATCCCTTATCGGCAGCCCGGCAAAAAGCGATTCAGGCCCCGAATTCAAAGGGAGGACGAGGGCCTTTTTGAAAATACAGGACGGCTGCGACTCCTTCTGCACCTACTGCATCGTGCCGTACGCCAGGGGGAGGGAGCGAAGTGTCGATACGGGGGAGGTCATCGATCGAATCGAGAGATTCGTCGATAAGGGATACAAGGAGATCGTCCTTGTGGGGATCAACCTCGGCAGATACGGGGCGGGTCTCAACGGTGGGAAAAGGGGAGGGGGGGGGAGAGTAAATCTGGCCTTCCTCCTCGAATCGATAGTAAGGAAAGATTTGCCGATCAGGATAAGGCTGAGCTCCATCGAGCCTGTTGATCTGACGACGGATCTCGTATCGGTAATCTCGGAGTCGAAAAAGGTCGCTCCGCATCTCCACGTCCCTCTCCAGAGCGGCGACAATTCCATCCTGAAGGCGATGGGAAGGCCTTATACCCCCGACCATTTTATCGAGAGGGTGAACGAGGCCGTGAGCGCTTTTTCGGAAAGCCGAGGCGGGATCGCCCCGTCCCTCGGCGTCGACGTGATGGTCGGTTTTCCGGGAGAGGGAGAGGAGCAGTTTGAAAACACAATTAAGACGCTAAGGGAGATTCCCGCAACGTACCTTCACGTCTTTCCATACTCCTTAAGGCCAAAGACTCCCGCATCAAAGATGAGGGGGCAGGTCAGGGGCGATATAAAGAGGGAGAGGGTCAGGCGCCTGAAGGGGCTGGACGCGGAGATGAGATCGAGATATATGGGGTCGGCCGTCGGAAAAATGCTCACCGTCCTCGGGGAGAGGTGTTTGGACGGGCTCCTTACTGGAAAATCGGAGAACTACCTGAAGGTCTCCTTTCGGGGGAAACCGGAGGAGACAAACCGTTTTTTTGATGTAAAAATAGAGAGTGTCTCAAGGGACGGGCTTTATGGAGAAAGAGCTTAA
- the rnc gene encoding ribonuclease III has protein sequence MEKELKELEDMIKYTFRDKDLLRLSLTHSSYVKGEDVFGNERLEFVGDAILDLVIAKALFELYPDRDEGWLTQVRSGLVDDQTLFAKAESLGLGEYIVLGKGEASQGGRTKPSILSGAYESLVGAIFLDGGYEACESFVKSEFQSVLIVDDDHDPKNAKSVLQEIVQKESGDLPKYEVISEEGPDHKRKFVVAVYIDGVEKGRGEGRSKKEAEMAAASSALDIEE, from the coding sequence ATGGAGAAAGAGCTTAAAGAACTGGAAGATATGATTAAATACACCTTCAGGGACAAGGACCTCCTGAGGCTTTCCCTCACACACAGCTCTTATGTGAAAGGGGAGGATGTCTTTGGAAACGAGAGGCTGGAGTTCGTCGGGGACGCGATTCTTGACCTTGTGATCGCAAAGGCGCTCTTCGAGCTTTATCCCGATAGGGACGAGGGGTGGCTTACACAGGTAAGGTCGGGCTTGGTGGACGATCAGACCCTTTTTGCGAAGGCCGAATCGCTTGGTCTTGGGGAATACATCGTTTTGGGCAAGGGAGAGGCTTCTCAGGGCGGCAGGACAAAACCCTCGATACTCTCCGGCGCCTACGAGTCCCTTGTCGGTGCCATCTTTTTGGACGGTGGATACGAAGCTTGCGAATCTTTTGTAAAAAGCGAGTTTCAGAGCGTCTTGATAGTCGATGACGACCACGACCCCAAAAACGCAAAGTCGGTGCTCCAAGAGATCGTGCAGAAGGAATCGGGCGACCTCCCGAAATACGAGGTGATATCGGAAGAGGGGCCTGATCACAAGAGGAAATTTGTCGTAGCGGTTTATATAGACGGAGTGGAAAAGGGAAGGGGGGAGGGGAGGAGCAAAAAGGAGGCGGAGATGGCCGCCGCATCCTCCGCCCTCGATATTGAAGAATGA
- a CDS encoding radical SAM protein, whose translation MKRLKRFIIPIFIPNAGCPHLCVFCDQKEVTGFRSNKVNAKTIYDTVNGYLDTRPDWEDEVELAYFGGSFTSLSMKRQNELLKAGFDLIEKGLVDCLRLSTRPDSISERVLENLLSHGVRTVEIGVQSMVDEILKNANRGHTAEDTIRAVELISKYPLSWIAQMMPGLPGDTEETVLYTGRKVAELKPDGVRIYPTLVVKGTELERLYRAGKYQPASIDDMISILKKLVLLFDGESIPIIRIGLKPSKELEESVISGPYHPSIGALVLESIMYDRMSSAVGELRFIPDPLTIRVNPSRISTAVGNNKINIINLKREYKLKGLKVMQDEKLREGEVAIDGI comes from the coding sequence ATGAAGCGTCTCAAGAGATTTATCATACCGATATTTATTCCGAATGCGGGGTGCCCCCATCTTTGTGTCTTTTGCGATCAGAAAGAGGTGACCGGATTCAGATCGAACAAGGTAAACGCAAAGACGATATACGACACCGTAAACGGCTACCTCGACACGAGACCGGATTGGGAAGATGAGGTGGAGCTTGCCTATTTCGGGGGGAGCTTCACCTCGCTTTCGATGAAGAGGCAAAATGAGCTTCTCAAGGCGGGCTTCGACCTGATAGAAAAGGGGCTTGTCGATTGCCTTAGACTCTCCACCCGCCCCGACTCTATAAGCGAGAGGGTGCTCGAAAATCTCTTGTCTCATGGGGTCAGGACGGTCGAGATCGGCGTGCAGTCAATGGTGGATGAAATCTTGAAAAATGCAAACAGGGGACACACTGCCGAGGACACGATCAGGGCGGTCGAGCTCATTTCCAAATATCCCCTTTCCTGGATAGCCCAGATGATGCCCGGTCTTCCTGGGGACACCGAGGAGACGGTCCTATACACGGGCAGAAAGGTGGCGGAGTTAAAGCCCGATGGGGTGAGGATCTACCCGACCTTGGTCGTAAAGGGAACCGAGCTGGAGAGGCTTTACAGGGCGGGCAAGTATCAACCCGCCTCCATTGACGACATGATTTCGATCCTGAAGAAGCTGGTTCTACTGTTTGACGGGGAGTCGATCCCTATAATAAGGATTGGCCTGAAGCCTTCAAAGGAGCTCGAGGAGAGCGTAATCTCGGGGCCGTATCATCCATCCATCGGGGCATTGGTTTTGGAATCTATCATGTATGACAGGATGTCATCTGCGGTTGGGGAATTGAGATTCATCCCCGATCCCCTTACAATAAGGGTAAACCCGAGCCGCATATCGACAGCCGTCGGGAACAACAAGATTAACATTATCAACCTGAAACGGGAATACAAGCTTAAAGGTCTAAAGGTTATGCAGGATGAAAAACTGAGAGAGGGAGAGGTGGCAATCGATGGCATATAG
- the era gene encoding GTPase Era — translation MAYRCGFIVLMGRTNVGKSTLMNRLLSEKVSIISPKPQTTRNRIMGILTEGKNQMIFVDTPGIHKGEKSLNKFMNRTAREAAVDSDILVLMIDVSRELERKLEHDEDISEDKLLHPIDVEMIKGLSGQGPPRILLINKIDTISKSAVLPIMEWVDTLSIFDVIVPISALSGDGIVEFKSEILRLLPESPHLFPDDDLTDQSERFIAEEIIREKVFQLTKQEIPYSTAVVVEQFSEDIEREDGGLLSISALIYVEKESQKGIVIGKGGAMIKKIGTKAREDLELFFETKVFLDVRVKVLKDWSKREDGIKKMGYR, via the coding sequence ATGGCATATAGGTGCGGCTTCATAGTCCTGATGGGGAGGACGAACGTAGGAAAGTCCACGCTGATGAACAGGCTCCTGAGCGAGAAGGTGTCCATCATCTCGCCCAAGCCCCAGACGACGCGAAACAGGATCATGGGGATATTGACGGAGGGCAAAAACCAGATGATCTTTGTCGACACCCCCGGCATACACAAGGGGGAAAAGTCGCTCAATAAATTCATGAACAGGACCGCCAGAGAAGCCGCGGTCGACTCGGACATACTGGTTCTGATGATAGACGTGTCAAGGGAATTGGAGAGGAAGCTCGAACACGACGAGGACATATCGGAAGACAAGCTTCTTCATCCGATCGACGTTGAGATGATCAAGGGCCTTTCGGGTCAGGGGCCGCCCAGGATACTCCTCATCAACAAGATAGACACGATCTCAAAATCGGCGGTTCTCCCCATAATGGAGTGGGTCGACACGCTTTCCATCTTCGATGTCATCGTTCCGATTTCCGCCCTTAGCGGGGACGGGATAGTTGAGTTTAAATCGGAGATTCTAAGACTTCTTCCCGAATCCCCGCACCTCTTTCCCGATGACGACCTCACCGATCAGAGCGAGCGGTTCATAGCTGAAGAGATCATAAGGGAGAAGGTATTTCAGCTTACAAAGCAGGAGATACCATACTCGACGGCCGTCGTCGTCGAGCAATTTTCCGAGGATATCGAAAGAGAGGACGGGGGACTTCTTTCAATCTCCGCCTTAATCTATGTGGAGAAGGAGTCACAAAAGGGGATCGTGATAGGAAAGGGGGGAGCGATGATTAAAAAGATAGGGACAAAGGCGAGGGAAGACCTGGAGCTGTTTTTTGAAACAAAGGTCTTTTTGGATGTCAGGGTAAAGGTGTTGAAGGACTGGTCGAAGAGGGAAGACGGGATAAAGAAAATGGGGTACAGATAG
- the der gene encoding ribosome biogenesis GTPase Der — translation MTAQRKKILAIVGRPNVGKSTLFNRLLGSKRAIVEDIPGVTRDRIYAEASWDDCVYILMDTGGLLPKTETVIEKGVDTMARLAVEEADVVLFLMDGREGLHPNDSDVFGILRRSGKPVFPVVNKIDGPRQEGDLYEFYGLGVDNLYPVSAQHKLGIGGLMDDVVEHLTSEKATEDQDPRIKRVAVVGRPNVGKSSLVNRLLGYERVLVDEVPGTTRDSVDTKIVKDGNPYIIIDTAGIRRKSRISFIVERFSVVESLKSIDRSDVALIMLDALEGATDQDKRVAGFVHEKGKGAVILVNKWDLIEKDNETAGRHAVSILEDMKQIAYAPLIFISAVTGKNLHRIFSAVDSVFEERGKRIVTAELNSFFETVKKEHSPPFHRGREVKLYYITQVGKSPPRFVIFTNNPKGIKPSYERYIVNRLRERYGFSGTPIKVFFRKRD, via the coding sequence ATGACAGCTCAGCGAAAAAAGATACTTGCGATCGTGGGAAGGCCGAACGTTGGTAAATCGACCCTCTTCAACAGACTTTTGGGGAGCAAAAGGGCCATCGTAGAGGACATCCCCGGGGTCACCAGGGACAGGATATACGCAGAGGCATCCTGGGATGATTGCGTGTATATCCTGATGGACACGGGGGGGCTTTTGCCCAAGACAGAAACGGTTATCGAGAAGGGAGTGGATACGATGGCCAGGCTTGCCGTGGAAGAAGCGGATGTTGTGCTTTTCCTTATGGACGGCAGGGAGGGGCTCCACCCCAACGACAGTGATGTCTTTGGTATTCTGAGAAGATCGGGAAAACCGGTGTTTCCGGTTGTAAACAAGATAGACGGCCCGAGACAGGAAGGCGACCTCTACGAGTTCTACGGGCTGGGCGTTGATAATCTCTATCCCGTCTCGGCACAGCACAAGCTGGGGATAGGCGGGTTAATGGATGATGTTGTCGAGCACCTGACTTCAGAAAAGGCAACGGAAGACCAAGACCCAAGGATAAAAAGGGTGGCCGTGGTGGGGAGGCCCAACGTGGGGAAGTCCTCTCTTGTCAACAGGCTCTTGGGATATGAGAGGGTTCTCGTGGACGAAGTCCCGGGGACCACGAGAGACTCCGTTGATACAAAGATAGTCAAAGACGGGAATCCTTATATAATTATCGATACGGCGGGGATCAGGAGAAAGAGCAGGATCTCATTTATAGTAGAGAGATTCAGTGTTGTTGAATCGCTGAAGAGCATAGACAGGTCTGATGTGGCCCTCATAATGCTGGACGCTTTGGAGGGAGCGACTGATCAGGACAAGAGGGTGGCGGGATTTGTCCACGAGAAGGGGAAGGGCGCGGTCATCCTTGTAAACAAGTGGGACCTTATTGAGAAAGACAACGAGACCGCGGGAAGGCACGCAGTTTCGATACTTGAAGACATGAAACAGATCGCCTATGCCCCACTGATTTTTATTTCCGCGGTTACCGGGAAGAACCTTCACAGAATATTTTCCGCCGTGGATTCCGTTTTTGAAGAGAGGGGAAAGCGTATCGTAACGGCCGAGTTGAACTCATTTTTTGAAACGGTCAAAAAGGAGCACTCACCGCCCTTTCACAGGGGCCGGGAAGTGAAGCTTTACTATATTACACAGGTCGGGAAATCACCCCCGAGGTTTGTCATTTTTACCAATAACCCGAAGGGGATAAAACCTTCATACGAGAGGTATATAGTAAATCGTCTTCGAGAACGCTACGGTTTTTCAGGAACGCCCATAAAGGTTTTCTTCAGAAAAAGAGATTGA
- a CDS encoding ABC transporter substrate-binding protein produces the protein MKKLLNFRLLIFISILAISSALIFAACEKKPEPATGPEEATGPIKIGFAGPMSGDAAAYGEIIRNGIMMKIEEINEAGGINGRMLELVVGDELCDPKEAATIAQKFASDKEILAVIGHVCSSATLAALPYYKDAGLPAVSPTATNVDVCKKSEWMFRDVYRDDFQGEFIAKYAKEVLGLNTVAVFHENNDYAIGLMEAFKKGAEEVGLEVVGVESYVKDTVDFTPQLTKFKHLAPDGIFIAGYYQQGGLILNQAKKLGLTSQFMGADGLNNPELIEIAGKEASEGFIASSPFVYEAAGGEALKFKKDFEAKYDGMTPDWMAANGYDAVGIIAKAIEECGADRAKIRECLAGMNTEEKGYKGITGVTFFDENGDCLKPAYVSIIKAGEFVAAEKQMF, from the coding sequence ATGAAGAAACTGTTGAATTTTAGACTTCTGATTTTTATTTCGATCCTCGCAATATCGTCCGCGCTTATTTTTGCGGCCTGCGAGAAAAAACCGGAACCGGCCACCGGACCCGAAGAGGCAACCGGTCCGATCAAGATCGGCTTTGCCGGGCCCATGTCCGGTGACGCCGCAGCATACGGCGAAATCATCAGAAACGGCATAATGATGAAGATCGAGGAAATCAACGAAGCAGGCGGTATTAACGGAAGGATGCTCGAACTTGTTGTGGGCGATGAGCTCTGCGATCCGAAAGAGGCCGCGACTATTGCCCAGAAATTTGCGAGCGACAAAGAAATTTTGGCAGTTATCGGTCACGTATGCAGCTCCGCTACCTTGGCGGCCCTTCCCTACTACAAAGACGCGGGACTGCCAGCCGTATCGCCGACGGCCACCAATGTGGACGTATGTAAAAAGAGCGAGTGGATGTTCAGGGATGTATACAGGGACGATTTCCAGGGCGAATTCATAGCCAAGTATGCCAAGGAGGTTCTGGGACTCAATACCGTAGCCGTGTTCCACGAGAACAACGATTACGCCATCGGCCTTATGGAGGCGTTTAAAAAGGGCGCGGAAGAGGTAGGCCTTGAAGTTGTCGGAGTCGAGTCTTACGTGAAGGATACGGTTGACTTCACCCCGCAGCTCACCAAGTTCAAGCATCTTGCACCGGACGGCATTTTTATTGCCGGATACTATCAGCAGGGCGGATTAATTTTAAATCAGGCTAAAAAGCTTGGTCTCACTTCTCAGTTCATGGGGGCTGACGGACTCAACAATCCTGAGCTTATCGAGATTGCGGGCAAGGAAGCCTCTGAAGGATTCATTGCAAGCTCTCCCTTCGTATATGAAGCCGCCGGCGGTGAGGCCCTGAAGTTTAAAAAGGATTTCGAGGCAAAGTACGACGGCATGACTCCTGACTGGATGGCCGCCAACGGCTATGACGCTGTAGGCATAATCGCAAAGGCCATAGAGGAGTGCGGTGCCGACCGCGCCAAGATTCGCGAATGCCTTGCCGGAATGAACACTGAAGAAAAGGGTTACAAGGGAATCACCGGAGTCACCTTTTTTGACGAAAACGGCGACTGCCTGAAACCTGCCTACGTAAGCATTATTAAAGCGGGGGAGTTTGTAGCAGCCGAAAAACAGATGTTTTAG
- a CDS encoding branched-chain amino acid ABC transporter permease produces the protein MVFDQLIGNFKLGIDYAIEQLINGINIGGIYALIAVGYTMVYGIIELINFAHGEIYMLGAYMAFTFYVMLHLPFPIAVLLSIFTCMLLGILLEFVAYRPLRNAPRLAALITAIGASLFLQNLALIIWGGIPKSFPEQTLPDFFQSPIITIHGNANISLLQYNIFFITVFLMLGLHLLITRTKIGTAMRACAQDKTTASLMGINVNRVITFTFAVGSSLGAVAGILAGLYYNIIKHTIGYVAGVKAFAAAVLGGIGNVPGAMLGGFVLGIAETFGAGYISSPYRDGIAYAVMILVIVFRPSGILGRKQTVKV, from the coding sequence ATGGTCTTTGATCAACTTATAGGCAATTTTAAACTAGGTATCGACTATGCTATAGAGCAGCTGATAAACGGTATAAATATCGGCGGAATCTATGCCCTAATAGCGGTTGGCTATACCATGGTATACGGCATCATTGAGCTCATCAATTTCGCCCACGGCGAGATTTACATGCTGGGCGCATATATGGCCTTTACGTTTTATGTCATGCTGCATCTACCGTTTCCGATTGCGGTATTGTTGAGTATTTTCACCTGTATGCTTTTGGGGATACTTCTTGAGTTTGTCGCATATCGCCCCTTAAGAAACGCCCCACGCCTTGCGGCCCTTATAACGGCCATAGGGGCATCCCTTTTTCTGCAGAATTTGGCACTGATTATTTGGGGGGGGATCCCCAAATCATTTCCCGAACAAACATTGCCCGACTTTTTTCAATCCCCTATTATCACGATACACGGCAATGCGAACATATCCCTTTTGCAATACAACATTTTTTTTATTACGGTTTTTCTGATGCTGGGTCTTCATCTTTTGATCACAAGGACCAAGATCGGGACCGCAATGCGCGCATGTGCACAGGATAAAACAACCGCCTCCCTCATGGGCATAAACGTAAATCGCGTGATTACCTTTACCTTTGCCGTTGGATCGTCTCTTGGAGCCGTAGCGGGCATACTTGCGGGACTGTATTACAACATCATTAAACACACAATCGGCTATGTCGCGGGCGTAAAGGCGTTTGCGGCGGCCGTTCTCGGGGGAATAGGAAATGTCCCGGGGGCTATGCTGGGAGGCTTTGTCCTCGGAATCGCCGAGACATTTGGGGCCGGTTACATCTCCTCTCCATACAGGGACGGAATTGCCTACGCCGTTATGATACTCGTGATTGTTTTCAGGCCATCCGGAATTTTAGGCAGGAAACAAACTGTGAAGGTGTAG